The nucleotide sequence TAATAAGTCAAAGAAGAGCAGGAAAAATTACAAAAGTCATAAAACCAAATTATACTAAACAGCCTTAGATAAGAACCCTAAAGTACAAGGTGAATGAGCAAAAGTtgaataaagaaacaaaaggaaaatcaaCATGCTACATTGAATTTGGAAACTTAGAAGCACGGTCACGGATCAAAATCGGACAATTTCTCGTATAACTGTTAGCAGCCAACACTCggtgggatttagtcccacatcggatagataggattcttgagaagattttataaagaggagggactcctcaccgtacaagccagttttgtaaggatgagttaggccccgatttttgtgtcaataacAATCACTCATCATATAAATCCAGTCCGGTTCTAGTTTCTGCAGAATGAGCACTGATACTTCCCACAGAACTGGTTATATTTTGAAAGCAAATACTAATTGTATTTCTAATGTATCAGCCATTCATAGTACATGTAACTTGTACAGTATGTGAGAACACATTTCAAAATTGTACCAATGTGAAGATTAAAGTATGAAGGACGCAACACGTTAATGCAATAGAAGATACATGTCAAACTGATAATCGTATTATGCAAGAACGGGTAAAGCAAAAAAATATACGATGAACACAAAATAGCACTCTCCTTTCACACtgaattaacaacataaatagcaTACTACTATTAACAGGCTTAACCTCATAACAACCTAACAAACTAACTAACCAATTCCTCAAATACCTCTTCACTACTCTAATTCACCTTTGTTCTATCCTAACACGTACTTTCAGATtcttttatttccatctttaatTGAggtctccaaaaaaaaaacgtcAAATAATAAAACAGGAACGTCCAGCATTCCCATCCGTTCTTGCATATCCAAGCCCTCGTGAAAAACTCATGGAGGAAATAAAGAAGTAAAGCTATAAAAAGAAAGACCATGGAGAATAAAAGTTAAcgtaagtaaataaataaaagttagaAAATAATCTCACCAGATAACTCCCACTTGTCAAACTTGACCAGCCATGAGCCCAAACTAACCTCTGCAAAAGATACACGATCAATCCAAACTCGAAAGTCTAGACCCCGCTTCTCACCAAACAGCTTTGGTAAAGTATCGATAATTTGTTGCATAGGTCGTTCAACTCCCGAGGGATGGACAACATTCCCAGTAGAATGCTACAGACAAACAAAAAATGTGAGAAAATAGCATTGGCAGTTTCCACTTTAGGTTTTCAAAATCTGCATCCCTTTAGTTTCAAGTTACCAAAAACATGACCACccatttaatttaaagtttcaTATAATCATGTAGAAAATAATTGGCTATATAAAAGTGTGCATTTATTAAACCATGTATCAACTGGAACTTCATTTCAGTTCTGAATTGTTCCAACTCCCGGCCCctcattttagattttaaaagcaaaatgGCCTCATTTTCCAACAAACAAAGTCCCATATATCCAACCTTGCTTTAGGCCCCAGTtactattaaaaataattcgGCCGGCCTTGGCAAAAGTCAGCATTAGGTATTCATGCATGCAAGATAAACTCAACTCTGACCAGGCTTAGCAATGGATTTCTAATCAATTTTGCGGCCACACATTAAATTCTAAAATTGTATCAAACTTACAAATactgattttatattttgtatataCTGCTCAGAATTATCGACTTCTCCACGCAACCATCTCTCGTATAATAGGTAGAACATCACGACTTCATGGCTAGGACTAAGAATTTTAATGTTTAACGTTGAGTCTCTAACATCTCTTGGAGACATATTTGGACCAAGAGTGAAGTTACCAATGGCTTGCATAATACCAGCTGCGCATCTCTCCGTTGCATGAATTATTTGTGCATTGTCCCTTGCATTTTCAGCATACCATTCAACTAATTCTTCTTGCGCATTACCGACCTGTAAATATGCGAGCAATTATTTTTCACTGTACaatcataataattaaaaaacacaGTACACAACTGTGACAAGCATCGTTTTAAATTGTGGTCTGGAACTGAAATTGTGGCCACAATAttgcagattttgaagtctCCGCAACAACTTCGCAACTGCAATTTCGGCCACATTTTACCGCAATATAAAGGTTCACATCATAACCACGACCACGATACCAGTCACAATTTAAAACACAGCAGACAAATGTGGGAgtatataaatagaaaatttagTAATTTTCATAATGTTACAAACCATGACACCATACACTTCAGGTACACTGAACAGTTCGGCATCATTTCCAGAATCACCACAAACAAGAGTGTTGAGTGGTCGAATTCCACCAGCTTTTAATTttccaagaagaaaagaaagtgcCTGTCCTTTTCCAGCTGCTTGCGGTAATACATCCAAAGCAATACTATTgctataaattattttcacatCTAACTGGAAAACAAAGCAGTAATTCCAAAAGTCACACAATCTgaaagaaatataataaaactgtggcattttaaaaataaattagattaaGATTGATCAGCCATTTTAAGCGCCaaccataaaaaaacaaaatgcaagCGAAGCTCTCAAACGAAGCACACAAATTTCTACCAGTAAGGTTGTTTATGAATTACAAATTACAATCTTATCCCATGTTTCTATGGATAATGACAATAATCTTACCCCACGATTTTCCAAACATTTTGAGAGAGCTTGCATGACTTTTGATGCCTTCCCTTTCTCCAAATTGAAGCTAACCTTGTGAGGCCGTTGCTCTGTCTCTGACTGCAGTTATTCcagaaatttcaaaaacaacataCTGATAATTAAATAAGGATGCTCTTAAAATAGCTAATACAGAAATGCATTTAAGGTCATTCTCCCTACCTA is from Medicago truncatula cultivar Jemalong A17 chromosome 1, MtrunA17r5.0-ANR, whole genome shotgun sequence and encodes:
- the LOC11423632 gene encoding sucrose-phosphatase 1, translating into MDRLIGSANLMIVSDLDYTMVDHDDPENLALLRFNALWEAYYRHNSLLVFSTGRSPTIYKELRKQKPLLTPDITIMSVGTEITYGESMVPDDGWKQYLDHKWDRDIVIEETAKFPELVSQSETEQRPHKVSFNLEKGKASKVMQALSKCLENRGLDVKIIYSNSIALDVLPQAAGKGQALSFLLGKLKAGGIRPLNTLVCGDSGNDAELFSVPEVYGVMVGNAQEELVEWYAENARDNAQIIHATERCAAGIMQAIGNFTLGPNMSPRDVRDSTLNIKILSPSHEVVMFYLLYERWLRGEVDNSEQYIQNIKSVFHSTGNVVHPSGVERPMQQIIDTLPKLFGEKRGLDFRVWIDRVSFAEVSLGSWLVKFDKWELSGTELRCCLTKVLMNSKVEAPNEFTWMHLHQTWLDGSEGKDDNSWFI